The proteins below are encoded in one region of Reichenbachiella sp. 5M10:
- a CDS encoding heme exporter protein CcmB → MLKEIKALLWKDIVLEWRHKYALNGILLYTFSTIFICYLSFEVLHARVDQFSWNALYWIIILFTSISTVAKSFIQEKEGRQLYYFNLVRPQSIILSKILYNSGLLILLSILAFGVFSLVLGNRVQDPGFFLLIILAGTVGFATTLSLMSGIASKADNNGMLMAILSFPVIIPILLMIIKLSRNAIDGIARSESLDELLTLLAIDMIVGTLAYLLFPYLWRS, encoded by the coding sequence ATGCTCAAAGAGATCAAGGCACTGCTGTGGAAAGATATCGTACTCGAATGGAGGCACAAATATGCCCTCAACGGCATACTGCTGTATACTTTTTCTACGATCTTTATCTGTTACCTATCTTTCGAGGTGCTACATGCTCGGGTCGATCAGTTCAGCTGGAATGCGCTCTACTGGATCATCATCCTGTTCACCTCCATCAGCACGGTCGCCAAAAGCTTCATCCAAGAAAAGGAAGGTCGGCAGCTCTACTACTTCAACCTAGTCCGCCCACAAAGCATCATCCTCTCCAAGATCCTCTACAACTCTGGCTTGCTCATCCTACTCTCCATCTTGGCCTTCGGTGTGTTTAGCCTCGTGCTCGGTAATCGTGTGCAAGACCCCGGTTTCTTTCTCCTTATTATTCTAGCAGGCACGGTTGGGTTCGCCACGACACTCTCGCTGATGTCTGGAATCGCCTCCAAGGCAGACAACAACGGCATGCTCATGGCCATTCTTTCCTTCCCAGTCATCATACCTATCCTATTGATGATCATCAAGCTTTCGCGAAATGCAATAGATGGGATTGCACGCTCCGAAAGTCTCGATGAGTTACTAACTTTGCTCGCAATTGATATGATCGTAGGGACGCTGGCCTATCTGCTGTTTCCCTACCTATGGAGAAGCTAA
- a CDS encoding NAD-dependent epimerase gives METILVTGSAGFIGYHLSKRLLDDGYKVIGVDNLNDYYDVNLKRARLTQLETYDQFSFYETGLEDKTGLEQVFTENTVEYVVNLAAQAGVRYSIENPAAYVNANLVGFANIIEISKNNNVKQFLFASSSSVYGANENMPFSVSDNVDHPMSLYAATKKSNELIAHSYASLFDLPVTGLRFFTVYGPWGRPDMALFLFTKAILAGEEINVFNEGKMLRDFTYVGDIVEGISRLLKSPVEINRDWDGKNPDPSSSYAPYRLYNIGNNDPVELMDFIRAIEAKLGIKAKMNLMPLQPGDVPQTYANVDALMKDVGYKPSTTIEEGIGAFVDWYKDYYNA, from the coding sequence ATGGAAACTATACTCGTAACTGGCAGTGCCGGATTTATCGGCTACCACCTTTCGAAACGATTGCTTGATGATGGTTACAAAGTCATCGGTGTAGACAATCTGAATGATTACTATGATGTCAATCTGAAAAGAGCAAGATTGACTCAATTAGAAACGTACGATCAGTTTTCCTTTTATGAAACAGGCCTGGAAGACAAAACTGGTTTGGAGCAAGTTTTTACTGAAAACACAGTGGAATATGTCGTTAATTTAGCTGCTCAAGCAGGGGTTCGATATTCGATTGAGAATCCAGCAGCTTATGTCAACGCCAACTTGGTCGGCTTTGCCAATATCATTGAAATAAGTAAGAATAATAATGTGAAGCAGTTTTTGTTTGCCTCTTCGAGCTCAGTGTATGGAGCGAATGAAAACATGCCTTTTTCGGTAAGTGACAATGTGGATCACCCCATGTCTCTTTATGCTGCGACCAAAAAATCCAATGAATTGATTGCACACTCTTATGCTTCGTTGTTTGACTTGCCTGTCACGGGACTAAGGTTTTTTACAGTGTATGGTCCTTGGGGTCGGCCAGATATGGCTTTGTTTTTGTTCACTAAAGCGATACTTGCTGGAGAAGAAATCAATGTTTTCAATGAGGGTAAGATGCTTCGAGATTTCACGTATGTGGGCGATATCGTAGAAGGAATCAGTAGGTTACTGAAAAGCCCAGTTGAAATAAATAGGGATTGGGACGGCAAAAACCCAGACCCTTCGTCAAGTTATGCCCCATATCGTTTATACAACATTGGAAACAATGACCCTGTAGAATTGATGGACTTTATCCGAGCGATAGAGGCCAAATTGGGCATCAAGGCTAAAATGAACTTGATGCCATTGCAGCCTGGAGATGTGCCACAAACCTATGCTAATGTAGATGCGCTCATGAAAGACGTCGGGTACAAACCTAGTACGACGATCGAAGAGGGAATCGGAGCATTCGTTGATTGGTACAAAGACTATTACAATGCCTAA
- the rfbA gene encoding glucose-1-phosphate thymidylyltransferase RfbA, whose product MKGIILAGGSGTRLHPLTMAISKQMLPVYDKPMIYYPLSTLMLAGIREILIISTPRDLPLFQGLLGDGKSLGCEFHYAVQERPEGLAQAFLIGKEFIGKEKVALVLGDNIFYASGLSKKLQSASNIEGGLVFAYHVNDPERYGVVEFDDKKKALSIVEKPEKPKSNFAVPGLYFYDNDVVNISESIKPSARGELEITSVNSEYLQQGRLNVEILDRGTAWLDTGTFASLMQAGSFVQVIEERQGLKIGCIEEVAYKMNFIDAKELEALARPLVKSGYGEYLMNLIGA is encoded by the coding sequence ATGAAAGGAATTATTCTCGCAGGAGGATCTGGTACGCGATTGCACCCATTGACGATGGCGATCAGTAAGCAGATGCTTCCTGTGTATGATAAACCCATGATCTATTACCCTTTGTCTACTTTGATGTTGGCGGGGATTCGAGAGATTTTGATTATTTCCACCCCGAGAGATTTGCCATTGTTTCAAGGCTTGCTCGGAGATGGCAAAAGCCTAGGGTGTGAATTTCATTATGCCGTGCAAGAAAGGCCAGAAGGGCTGGCCCAAGCTTTTTTGATTGGAAAGGAATTCATCGGAAAAGAGAAAGTAGCCTTGGTCTTGGGGGATAATATTTTCTATGCTTCTGGGCTGTCCAAAAAACTACAAAGTGCAAGCAATATCGAAGGGGGCTTGGTGTTTGCCTATCATGTCAATGACCCGGAGCGTTATGGAGTGGTCGAGTTTGATGACAAAAAGAAGGCTCTGTCGATTGTGGAAAAGCCAGAAAAACCAAAGTCAAATTTTGCGGTACCTGGGCTCTATTTTTATGACAATGATGTGGTCAATATTAGCGAATCGATCAAGCCTAGTGCACGAGGAGAACTTGAAATCACGTCTGTCAATAGTGAGTATCTACAGCAAGGGCGGCTTAACGTTGAGATTTTGGATAGAGGAACGGCGTGGTTGGACACAGGTACTTTTGCTTCATTGATGCAAGCGGGGTCTTTTGTCCAAGTCATCGAAGAAAGGCAAGGCTTGAAGATCGGATGTATCGAAGAAGTTGCGTACAAAATGAATTTTATTGATGCTAAGGAGTTGGAGGCCTTGGCTCGACCCTTGGTCAAGAGTGGGTATGGAGAGTATTTGATGAATTTAATTGGCGCATAG
- the rfbC gene encoding dTDP-4-dehydrorhamnose 3,5-epimerase: protein MEIKSLHLKGAFSVQPKLFQDNRGYFFEWFNAKRFEQETGIGFVPVQFNSSRSTKGVLRGMHFQEMPASQTKLVGVTQGEIQDVIVDLREGSPTYGQYYSEVISQEKKNQLFVPKGFAHGFLVLSETAEIFYAIDDYYSPEHESGIMYNDAAVGIEWLLPENEIILSEKDKLYEPLTNRTLNFQYNG, encoded by the coding sequence ATGGAAATCAAGTCATTACATTTGAAAGGGGCTTTTTCGGTACAGCCCAAGCTGTTTCAAGACAATCGAGGGTATTTTTTCGAATGGTTCAATGCCAAACGCTTTGAACAAGAAACGGGGATCGGGTTTGTGCCTGTTCAGTTCAATTCATCTCGGTCTACTAAGGGAGTGTTGCGTGGCATGCATTTTCAAGAGATGCCAGCTAGTCAAACCAAACTAGTCGGCGTGACTCAGGGAGAGATTCAAGACGTGATTGTAGATTTGAGAGAAGGTTCTCCTACCTATGGCCAATATTACTCGGAGGTGATTAGTCAAGAGAAAAAGAATCAGTTGTTCGTGCCCAAAGGGTTTGCACACGGTTTTTTGGTGTTATCTGAGACAGCAGAAATTTTTTATGCGATCGATGACTACTATTCACCAGAGCATGAGAGTGGGATCATGTACAACGACGCTGCTGTAGGCATCGAGTGGCTATTGCCAGAAAACGAAATCATTCTTTCAGAAAAGGACAAACTATACGAACCACTAACTAACAGAACATTAAATTTTCAATACAATGGCTAA
- a CDS encoding UDP-glucuronic acid decarboxylase family protein, whose amino-acid sequence MAKKRVLITGGAGFLGSHLCDRFLKEGCHVIAMDNLITGSLDNIQHLFHREDFEFYNHDVSKFVHVPGDLDYIMHFASPASPIDYLKMPIQTLKVGSLGTHNLLGLAKAKGARMLIASTSEVYGDPLVHPQTEDYWGNVNPVGPRGVYDEAKRFQEAMTMGYHTFHGVETRIVRIFNTYGPRMRLDDGRVLPAFIGQALRGEDLTAFGDGSQTRSFCYVDDLVEGIYRLLLSDCADPVNIGNPDEITINQFAEEILKLTGSKSKIVYKPLPTDDPKQRQPNITKAKELLGWSPQFSRSEGLKPTLEYFKNKVK is encoded by the coding sequence ATGGCTAAGAAAAGAGTACTTATTACAGGAGGAGCAGGATTCCTTGGTTCACATTTGTGTGATCGTTTTTTGAAGGAAGGCTGTCACGTGATTGCTATGGACAATCTGATTACAGGTTCTTTGGACAATATTCAACATTTGTTTCACAGAGAGGATTTCGAGTTTTACAATCACGACGTGTCTAAGTTTGTCCATGTGCCTGGAGACTTGGACTACATCATGCATTTTGCATCGCCAGCTAGTCCGATCGATTATTTGAAGATGCCTATTCAGACTTTGAAAGTAGGTTCTTTGGGTACGCATAATTTGTTAGGGTTAGCTAAGGCTAAAGGAGCAAGAATGCTTATTGCATCTACTTCAGAGGTATATGGAGACCCTTTGGTTCACCCACAGACGGAAGATTATTGGGGTAATGTAAACCCTGTCGGGCCAAGAGGAGTATACGATGAGGCGAAGCGTTTTCAAGAGGCCATGACGATGGGGTATCATACGTTCCATGGTGTGGAGACGCGAATCGTCAGGATATTCAATACCTATGGCCCAAGAATGCGATTGGACGATGGTCGTGTGTTGCCAGCTTTCATTGGGCAAGCTTTGAGAGGAGAAGATTTAACCGCATTTGGTGACGGTTCACAGACGAGATCTTTTTGTTATGTAGATGACCTGGTCGAGGGGATTTACCGATTGCTATTGAGTGATTGTGCTGATCCTGTCAATATAGGCAATCCAGATGAAATCACGATCAATCAATTTGCGGAAGAAATTTTGAAATTGACGGGTAGCAAGTCTAAGATTGTCTATAAGCCATTGCCAACAGATGACCCGAAGCAGCGTCAACCGAACATCACCAAAGCAAAGGAGCTTTTGGGTTGGTCACCGCAATTTTCAAGAAGTGAAGGTTTGAAGCCTACTTTGGAGTATTTTAAGAATAAAGTGAAATAA
- a CDS encoding nucleotide sugar dehydrogenase — protein sequence MDIKVGVIGLGYVGLPLAVAAAEQYEVIGFDINQKRIDELVAGHDRTGEVSQQGLSSSSVRFSAEAQDLASANFYIVTVPTPIDENNNPDLSLVEKASVLVGKYLKKGDIVVYESTVFPGCTDEICKPILERESGLVFNQDFYLGYSPERINPGDKERGVKEILKVTSGSTEEIAARIDAFYASFITAGTYRASSIKVAEAAKVIENSQRDINIAFVNELALIFNRLDIDTAEVLEAAGTKWNFLPFKPGLVGGHCIGVDPYYLTHKAESVGYLPEVILAGRRINSNMGKFVAQEVIKLMTKNRVELVDARVLVYGITFKENCPDVRNTRVIDIIEELQEYNIQVDVFDPLADASEVKEEYGIALVSDISTTYSAQILAVAHKEFDEIDWKSQSESSLIYDVKGVLPRGLVAGFL from the coding sequence ATGGATATAAAAGTTGGAGTCATTGGTTTAGGCTATGTTGGCTTGCCGCTAGCAGTCGCAGCAGCAGAGCAGTACGAGGTGATTGGTTTTGACATCAATCAAAAGCGTATCGATGAATTGGTGGCAGGTCATGACCGAACAGGTGAGGTGAGTCAGCAAGGCTTGTCTTCGTCTTCAGTACGTTTTAGTGCGGAAGCACAGGATTTGGCATCTGCCAACTTTTATATAGTGACTGTTCCTACACCCATAGACGAAAACAACAATCCAGACCTTTCGTTGGTGGAGAAAGCCTCCGTTTTGGTGGGAAAGTATCTCAAAAAGGGAGACATAGTAGTCTATGAGTCCACGGTGTTTCCGGGATGTACAGATGAAATTTGTAAACCGATATTGGAGAGAGAGTCTGGTTTGGTTTTCAACCAAGATTTTTATCTAGGGTATTCTCCAGAGCGCATCAATCCAGGAGACAAAGAGCGAGGTGTCAAAGAAATTTTGAAAGTCACAAGTGGCAGTACGGAGGAAATTGCCGCTCGTATCGATGCGTTTTATGCCTCTTTTATTACGGCAGGGACCTATCGAGCGTCTTCCATCAAGGTCGCTGAAGCGGCTAAGGTTATTGAAAATTCTCAGCGAGACATCAACATTGCCTTTGTCAACGAACTCGCGTTGATCTTCAATCGATTGGATATCGATACAGCAGAGGTATTGGAAGCCGCGGGTACCAAGTGGAATTTCTTGCCATTCAAACCAGGGTTAGTCGGTGGGCATTGTATCGGAGTGGATCCTTACTATTTGACGCACAAAGCAGAGAGTGTCGGTTATTTGCCTGAAGTGATCTTGGCAGGTCGCCGGATCAATAGCAACATGGGCAAGTTCGTCGCACAGGAGGTCATCAAGCTGATGACAAAGAATCGTGTGGAGTTGGTGGATGCTCGTGTGCTGGTATATGGCATTACCTTCAAAGAAAACTGTCCAGATGTACGCAATACCAGAGTCATTGATATCATCGAAGAGTTACAGGAGTACAACATCCAGGTGGATGTCTTTGACCCGTTGGCAGATGCGAGCGAAGTGAAAGAAGAATATGGGATAGCATTGGTTTCGGATATCTCTACAACATATAGTGCTCAGATATTGGCCGTCGCTCATAAAGAGTTTGACGAAATTGATTGGAAAAGCCAGTCTGAAAGCAGCCTTATTTATGATGTGAAGGGGGTTTTACCTCGAGGATTGGTCGCCGGATTTCTGTAG
- a CDS encoding DUF2061 domain-containing protein, with amino-acid sequence MDSRVRHIAKSITWRIIATGTTLLVAGYIQDEKEDALPTFSLLAFFDVTVKMLMYYLHERFWFNLKIEINSKLRHVIKAFSWRIIASLTTLVLVVILFRDQPNPVEKGITIAGIEFFLKMLFYYGHEEAWYRINLGLDNREKNKGTS; translated from the coding sequence ATGGACAGTAGGGTCAGGCATATTGCCAAAAGTATAACATGGAGGATAATAGCCACGGGGACTACCTTGTTGGTGGCGGGCTATATTCAAGATGAGAAGGAAGATGCATTGCCAACGTTTAGTTTACTTGCGTTTTTTGATGTAACCGTCAAAATGCTGATGTATTACCTGCACGAGCGGTTTTGGTTCAACCTCAAAATTGAAATTAATTCTAAATTGAGACATGTGATCAAGGCATTCTCATGGCGGATCATTGCCTCTTTGACTACATTGGTCTTGGTGGTAATATTGTTTCGCGATCAGCCCAATCCGGTCGAAAAGGGAATCACGATTGCTGGTATCGAGTTTTTCTTGAAAATGCTCTTTTATTATGGTCATGAAGAAGCATGGTATCGAATCAACCTGGGCTTGGACAATAGGGAGAAAAACAAAGGGACATCATGA
- the cysC gene encoding adenylyl-sulfate kinase codes for MTENIIPHSHSITPADRIKKLGYKPFLIWFVGMSGSGKSTLASALEEKLFADGRNTYILDGDNIRSGLNKDLDFSDESRKENIRRIAEVSKLFVDAGTVVLTAFITPFAEEREKVKQLVGSDNYLEIFVDCPLEECEKRDVKGLYAKARRGEIKNFTGIDSPFEKPTNADIVVESHKVSIAEGVEAIYKIVKEKINIHE; via the coding sequence ATGACAGAAAATATCATTCCACATAGTCATTCGATCACCCCAGCAGACCGCATCAAAAAATTAGGGTATAAGCCGTTTTTGATCTGGTTTGTAGGGATGTCTGGATCTGGAAAATCTACGTTGGCGAGTGCTCTGGAAGAAAAGCTATTTGCCGATGGTCGAAATACCTACATTCTAGACGGAGACAACATTCGCAGTGGCCTCAACAAGGATTTGGATTTTTCGGACGAAAGTCGAAAGGAAAATATCCGTAGAATCGCTGAAGTATCTAAATTGTTTGTCGATGCTGGTACCGTTGTTTTGACGGCCTTTATTACTCCTTTCGCCGAAGAGCGCGAAAAAGTCAAACAACTGGTGGGTTCAGACAATTACTTGGAGATATTTGTCGATTGCCCGTTGGAGGAGTGTGAAAAACGAGATGTCAAAGGACTATATGCCAAAGCGAGAAGAGGAGAAATCAAGAACTTCACGGGTATAGATTCTCCCTTCGAAAAGCCGACCAACGCTGATATTGTAGTGGAATCACACAAAGTATCTATTGCTGAAGGCGTAGAGGCTATTTATAAAATTGTAAAAGAAAAAATCAACATACATGAGTAA
- the cysD gene encoding sulfate adenylyltransferase subunit CysD — protein sequence MSNYNLTHIKELEAEAIYILREVFAQFENPAILFSGGKDSICVAHLARKAFFPAKIPFPFVHVDTGHNFPETMEFRNQYVEELGVKLIVGSVQKSIDDGAATEEKGKNASRNAIQTVTLLDTIEEHQFDACIGGARRDEEKARAKERFFSHRDEFGQWDPKNQRPELWNIFNGRCHQGENFRVFPLSNWTEMDVWQYILSENIALPSLYFAHERQVIRRSNTWLPVSDFITIADDEEVVTKKIRFRTLGDITITGGDESDADTLEKIVDEVASARQTERGNREDDKRSETSMEDRKKQGYF from the coding sequence ATGAGTAACTACAATCTTACGCATATCAAAGAGCTTGAAGCGGAAGCGATTTATATATTAAGAGAAGTTTTCGCACAGTTTGAAAATCCAGCGATCCTGTTTTCAGGAGGGAAAGACTCGATCTGTGTCGCTCACTTGGCACGCAAGGCATTCTTCCCTGCCAAAATTCCTTTCCCATTTGTACATGTGGACACTGGGCACAACTTCCCAGAAACGATGGAATTTAGAAACCAGTATGTTGAGGAACTTGGTGTGAAGCTGATTGTAGGATCGGTACAAAAGTCCATCGATGACGGTGCTGCTACAGAAGAAAAGGGTAAAAATGCCAGCAGAAATGCCATTCAAACGGTCACGCTACTCGATACGATCGAAGAGCATCAGTTTGATGCTTGTATTGGCGGTGCACGTAGGGATGAAGAAAAGGCTCGAGCGAAAGAGCGATTCTTCTCCCACCGAGACGAATTTGGTCAGTGGGACCCTAAAAACCAGAGACCAGAGCTATGGAACATCTTCAACGGCAGATGCCATCAAGGAGAAAACTTCCGAGTTTTCCCATTGAGCAACTGGACAGAAATGGATGTATGGCAGTACATTTTGTCGGAAAACATCGCCTTGCCATCGCTTTACTTCGCGCACGAGCGACAAGTGATCCGCAGAAGCAACACGTGGTTGCCGGTATCTGACTTTATCACGATAGCGGATGACGAGGAAGTAGTTACTAAGAAAATTCGATTCAGAACCTTGGGAGATATTACCATCACCGGAGGAGATGAATCAGATGCCGATACATTGGAGAAAATCGTAGACGAGGTAGCTTCTGCCAGACAAACCGAAAGAGGTAACAGAGAGGATGACAAACGCTCAGAAACCTCCATGGAGGACAGAAAGAAGCAGGGGTATTTTTAA
- a CDS encoding four helix bundle protein gives MRDFTKYEIWELAIEIAELIYASSKVFPDEEKFGLVSQIRRASVSISSNIAEGASRSSDKEFNRFLEIAMGSLFEVRSQVFLAKRIKILEEKEFEMLDGKLSVLAKKMNSLRNKLNHNLS, from the coding sequence ATGAGAGACTTTACAAAATACGAAATTTGGGAGTTAGCGATTGAAATTGCAGAGTTGATTTACGCTTCTTCCAAAGTTTTTCCAGATGAGGAGAAATTTGGCTTGGTTTCTCAGATTAGGAGAGCTTCGGTTTCTATATCTTCAAATATAGCCGAAGGTGCAAGCCGGTCGTCTGACAAAGAGTTTAACAGGTTTTTAGAAATTGCCATGGGCTCATTGTTTGAAGTACGGTCACAAGTATTTTTGGCCAAGAGAATTAAAATTTTAGAAGAAAAAGAGTTTGAAATGTTAGATGGTAAATTATCTGTTCTAGCAAAAAAGATGAACTCCTTAAGAAATAAGTTAAACCATAATCTTAGCTAA
- a CDS encoding sulfate adenylyltransferase subunit 1 encodes MEKHDNKGYLNMELLRFTTAGSVDDGKSTLIGRLLYDSKSIFADQLEQVAKSSERKGLDHTDLALLTDGLKDEREQGITIDVAYRYFATPKRKFIIADTPGHIQYTRNMVTGASTANCALLLVDARKGVIEQTRRHSIIASLLKIPHVIVCVNKMDLVDYSEEVFEKIKEDYEAFASKLEVKDVRFIPISALNGDNVVNRSEEMSWYEGSTLLYTLENIHIGSDHNHIDCRFPVQNVIRPKTDKYHDYRGYAGRIASGVFKAGDEVTVMPSGFSSKIKSIDTYDGAIDEAFAPMSVTIQLEDEIDIGRGDMIVRTNNKPEAIQDIEVMVCWLNGKGPKPRAKYILRHTTSEVKAMIKDITYKLDISTLHRNEEDKEVGANDICKMQLRTTKPLLADSYSKNRITGSLILVDEGTNETVAAGMIV; translated from the coding sequence ATGGAAAAGCACGATAACAAAGGTTACCTCAACATGGAACTTCTCCGATTCACTACGGCAGGTAGTGTCGATGACGGAAAGAGTACCCTGATCGGTAGATTGCTATATGATTCAAAATCGATATTTGCCGATCAGCTGGAGCAAGTAGCCAAATCAAGTGAGCGAAAAGGTCTCGATCATACAGATTTGGCCCTACTGACAGATGGGTTGAAAGACGAGAGAGAGCAAGGCATCACCATCGATGTGGCCTATAGATATTTCGCTACACCGAAAAGAAAATTTATCATTGCTGATACCCCTGGTCATATCCAGTACACTCGGAATATGGTGACAGGAGCCTCTACTGCCAACTGTGCACTGTTGTTGGTGGATGCCCGAAAAGGAGTAATCGAGCAAACCAGAAGGCATTCTATCATTGCTTCTTTGTTGAAAATACCGCACGTCATCGTGTGTGTCAACAAAATGGATTTGGTCGACTACAGTGAAGAAGTATTCGAAAAAATCAAAGAGGATTACGAAGCATTCGCATCGAAACTTGAGGTGAAAGACGTTCGTTTTATTCCGATCTCTGCGCTCAACGGCGACAATGTAGTGAACCGAAGTGAGGAGATGTCTTGGTATGAGGGCTCTACATTGCTATACACCTTAGAGAACATTCACATTGGTAGTGATCACAACCACATCGATTGTCGCTTTCCGGTGCAGAATGTCATCCGACCAAAAACCGACAAATACCACGACTATAGAGGCTATGCTGGACGTATCGCTAGTGGTGTGTTCAAAGCTGGGGATGAAGTCACAGTGATGCCTTCTGGTTTTAGTTCCAAGATCAAATCCATCGATACTTATGATGGAGCAATTGATGAAGCATTTGCACCTATGTCAGTAACGATACAGTTGGAAGACGAGATCGATATTGGACGTGGCGACATGATCGTTCGTACCAACAACAAGCCAGAGGCAATACAAGACATCGAAGTGATGGTTTGCTGGCTCAATGGCAAAGGGCCGAAACCTCGTGCAAAGTATATCCTGAGACATACGACTTCAGAGGTGAAAGCGATGATCAAGGACATCACTTACAAATTGGATATCAGTACACTCCATAGAAATGAGGAGGACAAAGAAGTCGGTGCAAATGACATTTGTAAAATGCAGTTGAGAACCACAAAGCCTTTGTTGGCTGATTCTTATTCTAAAAACAGAATTACGGGAAGTTTAATTCTAGTAGACGAAGGTACGAATGAGACCGTGGCTGCCGGAATGATTGTGTAA
- the cysQ gene encoding 3'(2'),5'-bisphosphate nucleotidase CysQ — protein MDLNQLLAVAKIAARDAAAEILKIYETGDFSVEAKSDDSPLTKADKASHLAIVAHLEKTGLPILSEEGRAIPYSERRGWDYFWMIDPLDGTKEFIKRNGEFTVNIALIHQGQSILGVVQVPVKDELYYAIQGKGAFKELNNETTELQVNRINLQDTGLKVVASRSHLSDETQVFMDGLDHPEIVSMGSSLKLLAVAEGAADLYPRFAPTMEWDTAAAQAIVEEAGGIVTIKSTSQSVLYNKEDLLNPHFLVSCKAKS, from the coding sequence ATGGATTTGAACCAACTTTTAGCAGTAGCGAAGATAGCTGCCAGAGATGCAGCTGCAGAGATTTTGAAAATATACGAAACAGGGGACTTTTCCGTAGAAGCTAAGTCTGATGACTCTCCTTTGACGAAAGCAGACAAAGCCTCTCACCTTGCCATCGTAGCACATCTGGAGAAGACTGGATTGCCCATCTTAAGCGAGGAAGGCAGAGCCATTCCATACAGCGAACGAAGGGGTTGGGATTACTTCTGGATGATCGATCCATTGGATGGGACCAAGGAATTTATCAAACGCAATGGAGAGTTCACGGTCAACATTGCGTTGATTCATCAAGGGCAATCTATTCTTGGCGTAGTACAAGTACCTGTAAAGGACGAATTGTATTATGCAATTCAAGGTAAAGGGGCCTTTAAAGAACTAAACAATGAAACAACTGAACTGCAAGTAAATAGAATCAACTTGCAGGACACAGGCTTGAAAGTAGTTGCTTCGCGTTCGCATCTTTCGGACGAGACACAGGTCTTTATGGATGGACTAGACCATCCAGAGATAGTCAGTATGGGGAGCTCTCTCAAGTTACTGGCTGTGGCAGAAGGAGCAGCCGACCTATATCCACGATTCGCTCCGACCATGGAGTGGGATACCGCCGCAGCACAGGCCATTGTCGAAGAGGCAGGAGGTATAGTGACCATTAAATCAACCTCACAGTCAGTGCTTTATAATAAAGAAGATTTGTTGAATCCCCATTTTTTGGTTTCATGTAAGGCAAAGAGCTAA